One part of the Tachysurus fulvidraco isolate hzauxx_2018 chromosome 23, HZAU_PFXX_2.0, whole genome shotgun sequence genome encodes these proteins:
- the aar2 gene encoding protein AAR2 homolog isoform X1: MSEAEMDPDVALGLFEEGATLVLLGVPEGTELGLDYKTWGVGPRFRGIKMIPPGIHFLHYSPANAKSQGGELGPKRGVFLSLKPREILLAHWDKDEEDLDFSMSENSEEVSRVRSSLRELDSYLGPYPYDTLRKWVSLTDKLSQDVASALQPLSGRVCAFSDVVPELQLTHTKDRTEQNLPRNDTECRSMKEGLDRLPRMKQREGTEFRFSHIPQQTYPPGATPAQITQCSMDLSYALNQLLENNYKEQPLNVLGELQFAFVCFLIGNVYEGFEHWKQLLLLLCRSEEAMRQRSDLYLGLISVLYHQLGEIPPDFFVDIVSQNNFLTSTLQDFFQFAGSPGVNTSLRKRAEKFKAHLTKKFRWDFEVDLDECAPVVVELPEGVTLD, from the exons ATGTCTGAAGCTGAGATGGACCCAGATGTGGCATTAGGACTCTTTGAAGAAGGAGCCACTTTGGTTCTCCTCGGTGTTCCTGAAGGAACCGAGCTGGGTCTGGACTATAAGACCTGGGGGGTGGGTCCACGCTTCCGTGGCATTAAGATGATCCCTCCAGGTATCCACTTCCTCCATTATAGCCCGGCTAATGCTAAGAGTCAGGGCGGAGAACTGGGTCCTAAACGTGGCGTCTTCCTCTCGCTGAAACCTCGCGAGATCCTTTTGGCTCACTGGGACAAAGACGAGGAGGATTTGGACTTTTCTATGTCAGAGAATTCAGAAGAGGTTTCTCGTGTGAGATCCAGCCTCCGTGAGCTCGATTCCTATCTGGGGCCGTATCCGTATGACACTCTGAGGAAGTGGGTGTCTCTGACGGATAAACTGAGCCAGGATGTGGCGAGCGCGCTGCAGCCTCTGAGCGGACGCGTGTGCGCCTTCAGCGACGTGGTTCCCGAACTGCAGCTGACGCACACCAAAGACAGAACCGAGCAGAACCTTCCTCGGAACGACACGGAGTGCCGGAGCATGAAGGAAGGACTGGATAGGCTTCCACGCATGAAGCAGAGGGAAGGAACGGAATTCCGCTTCTCTCACATCCCTCAACAGACGTATCCTCCAGGAGCCACGCCCGCTCAGATCACACAGTGCAGCATGGACCTCAGCTACGCCCTCAACCAGCTGCTTGAGAACAACTACAAGGAACAGCCGCTCAACGTCCTCG gcgAGTTACAGTTTGCCTTCGTGTGTTTCCTCATTGGGAACGTGTATGAGGGGTTTGAGCACTGGAAGCAGCTGCTGCTTCTCCTCTGCAGGAGTGAGGAGGCCATGAGACAGCGCTCTGATCTTTACCTGGGCCTCATCAGTGTCCTCTACCACCAGCTCGGTGAAATTCCTCCCGACTTCTTTGTTGACATCGTGTCTCAGAACAACTTCCTAACCTCCACGTTACAG GATTTCTTCCAGTTTGCCGGTTCTCCAGGCGTCAACACTTCTCTCAGAAAAAGAGCAGAGAAGTTTAAAGCTCATCTGACCAAGAAGTTCCGCTGGGATTTCGAGGTAGACCTGGACGAGTGTGCTCCGGTGGTGGTGGAGCTTCCAGAAGGAGTCACGCTGGACTGA
- the aar2 gene encoding protein AAR2 homolog isoform X2, giving the protein MSEAEMDPDVALGLFEEGATLVLLGVPEGTELGLDYKTWGVGPRFRGIKMIPPGIHFLHYSPANAKSQGGELGPKRGVFLSLKPREILLAHWDKDEEDLDFSMSENSEEVSRVRSSLRELDSYLGPYPYDTLRKWVSLTDKLSQDVASALQPLSGRVCAFSDVVPELQLTHTKDRTEQNLPRNDTECRSMKEGLDRLPRMKQREGTEFRFSHIPQQTYPPGATPAQITQCSMDLSYALNQLLENNYKEQPLNVLGELQFAFVCFLIGNVYEGFEHWKQLLLLLCRSEEAMRQRSDLYLGLISVLYHQLGEIPPDFFVDIVSQNNFLTSTLQGNKGFLPVCRFSRRQHFSQKKSREV; this is encoded by the exons ATGTCTGAAGCTGAGATGGACCCAGATGTGGCATTAGGACTCTTTGAAGAAGGAGCCACTTTGGTTCTCCTCGGTGTTCCTGAAGGAACCGAGCTGGGTCTGGACTATAAGACCTGGGGGGTGGGTCCACGCTTCCGTGGCATTAAGATGATCCCTCCAGGTATCCACTTCCTCCATTATAGCCCGGCTAATGCTAAGAGTCAGGGCGGAGAACTGGGTCCTAAACGTGGCGTCTTCCTCTCGCTGAAACCTCGCGAGATCCTTTTGGCTCACTGGGACAAAGACGAGGAGGATTTGGACTTTTCTATGTCAGAGAATTCAGAAGAGGTTTCTCGTGTGAGATCCAGCCTCCGTGAGCTCGATTCCTATCTGGGGCCGTATCCGTATGACACTCTGAGGAAGTGGGTGTCTCTGACGGATAAACTGAGCCAGGATGTGGCGAGCGCGCTGCAGCCTCTGAGCGGACGCGTGTGCGCCTTCAGCGACGTGGTTCCCGAACTGCAGCTGACGCACACCAAAGACAGAACCGAGCAGAACCTTCCTCGGAACGACACGGAGTGCCGGAGCATGAAGGAAGGACTGGATAGGCTTCCACGCATGAAGCAGAGGGAAGGAACGGAATTCCGCTTCTCTCACATCCCTCAACAGACGTATCCTCCAGGAGCCACGCCCGCTCAGATCACACAGTGCAGCATGGACCTCAGCTACGCCCTCAACCAGCTGCTTGAGAACAACTACAAGGAACAGCCGCTCAACGTCCTCG gcgAGTTACAGTTTGCCTTCGTGTGTTTCCTCATTGGGAACGTGTATGAGGGGTTTGAGCACTGGAAGCAGCTGCTGCTTCTCCTCTGCAGGAGTGAGGAGGCCATGAGACAGCGCTCTGATCTTTACCTGGGCCTCATCAGTGTCCTCTACCACCAGCTCGGTGAAATTCCTCCCGACTTCTTTGTTGACATCGTGTCTCAGAACAACTTCCTAACCTCCACGTTACAG GGCAATAAAG GATTTCTTCCAGTTTGCCGGTTCTCCAGGCGTCAACACTTCTCTCAGAAAAAGAGCAGAGAAGTTTAA